A window from Myripristis murdjan chromosome 11, fMyrMur1.1, whole genome shotgun sequence encodes these proteins:
- the laptm4b gene encoding lysosomal-associated transmembrane protein 4B isoform X2, whose amino-acid sequence MISPWDRWYSTSCCLCCHVRTGTIILGIWYMLINAVVLLILLSALNDPVQYRYHLTSSELGTDIDVMDDANICIATAISLLMILICGMATYGAYKQHAAWIIPFFCYQIFDFALNTLVAISVVVYPNTVQDYLQQLPGTFPYKEDIMSTNNMCLVFAVLLFVGCILSFKAYLIGCVWNCYRYVSGRGTTEVLVYVTTNDTTLHELIPLNIKGSAATL is encoded by the exons ATGATTTCCCCGTGGGACCGGTGGTATTCGACTAGCTGCTGCCTTTGCTGCCATGTACGAACGGGCACCATTATCCTGGGAATATGGTATATG CTCATCAATGCAGTGGTCTTACTCATCCTGTTGTCGGCTCTCAATGACCCAGTCCAGTACCGCTACCACCTTACCAGCTCCGAACTGGGCACCGACATCGATGTCATGGATGATGCAA ATATCTGCATTGCCACTGCAATATCCCTACTCATGATTCTTATATGTGGCATGGCAACCTATGGTGCTTACAAG CAACATGCCGCCTGGATCATTCCATTCTTCTGCTACCAAATCTTCGACTTTGCCCTTAACACGTTGGTAGCCATTAGTGTGGTGGTTTACCCCAACACAGTGCAGGACTACCTCCAGCAGCTG CCGGGGACATTCCCTTACAAAGAGGACATCATGTCCACCAACAACATGTGCctagtttttgcagtgctcctCTTCGTAGGCTGCATCCTTTCCTTCAAG GCCTACCTTATTGGGTGTGTATGGAACTGCTACAGATACGTGAGTGGCAGAGGCACCACCGAGGTCTTGGTTTACGTCACCACCAATGACACCACG TTGCATGAGTTGATACCACTTAATATAAAAG